In the genome of Gemmatimonadota bacterium, the window TCGAGCGAGAGCGCGATCGCGCCGTTGCGCAGAGTCACCAGGCCGTCGTTGTTGAGCGTGCCGACGCCGGCGATCGAGGCGTTGGTGAAGTCGAACGCCCCCTGCGGGCCGACGATGACGTCCCCCGCCACGGTGAGGATCCGGCTCGTCGCCTGCAGCGTCTGCGTGCCGCCGGCGCCGGTGCCGATCTCGATCCCCGCGATGGTGGGACTCACGTCGAGCGTCACCGCGTAGGTGCCGCCGAGGGCGATCGCCACGACGTCGCTCGGGCCGGGCACGCGGTTGAGGTTCCAGTTGGCCGCGACGCTCCAGAGGCCGCCCGACGGATTGGCCCAGGCGATGGTCGCGGTGCCGACGGTGAAGGGATCGCTCGTCGCGCCGCCGAGGCCCGGCGAGGTCGCGACGAGGGTGTAGCCGATGCCGCCCGCACTGATCGTGAGCCCGGGGAAGGTCGCGGCGCCGGCGACGGCGTTGACCGTCGTCGTGCCGCCGAGCGTCGCGCCGCCGGGGTTGGCCCCGAGGGCGACGGTGACGTTGCCGCTGAAGGCGGCCGGATTGTCGAAGATGTCGTACGCGCGGACCGTCGGCGCGGGGAGCATCCCCACGCCCGGGGTCCCGCCTGCCGGTTGCACCTCGAAGCCGAGATGGTTGGCGTTCGCCGCCACCACGTTGAAGCTCGCCGAGGAGGCGGAGGTCAGCGCGCCGGACGAGGCGACGAGGGAGTAGCCCGTGGCCGCGCGGTCGAAAGCAAGGTTGTTGAAGGTCGCGATGCCGCCCACCGCGGCGACGGTCATCACGCCGAAGAGCGAATCGTTGCCGGGATTCGCGCCGAGGGTGATGGTGACGCTGTCGGTGAAGCCGGTCGCGAGGCCGCCCGCGGACGTCCGCGCCTCGACCACCACCGAGGGGGTCATCGCCTGGCCCGCGACCGCGGTCGGCGGCTGCACGGTGAAGGCGAGCGAGGTCGGCACGCCGGGGGTCGCCGTCGCCGTGAAGGTCACGGGACTCCCGGTGAGGCCGGCGGCGGTGGCGGTCATCGTCTGCGCGCCGACGGCGGCGCCGAGGGTCCAGGTGGTGCTCGCGAAGCCGGCGGCGTCGGTGTTCACCACCGTCTGGCCGGGGAGGCCACCTGCCGTGGCGGCGAAGGTGACGGGGACGCCGGCCACGGGGACGCTGTCCGCCGCCGTCACGAGCACGATGACGTTCTGCGCGAGCAGGGTGCCGGCGGGGCCGGTCTGGCCGCTCCCGCTCGAGGCGGCGATCGCGGCCGCGGGGAGCGCGACGCTCACCGTGGACGTGTCGGCCGCGCCGCCGTACAGCTTGGCGACGACGAAGGCGCTGCCGCGGCGCGCGCGCGCGGTGGCGACGCCGGCGTCGGTCACGGTCACGATGCTGGTGTCGGTGCTCTCGAAGAGCACCGGCGCCTGCAGCGGATTGTCGAGCGCGTCGAAGGCCTGCGTGGTGAAGGTCTGCGTCTGACCGGCGGTGAGCGCGGCGGCCGTGGGCGAGAGCGTCACGCGCACTGCGTCACGACCGGGCCCGGTGTACGTGAGCGTGACCGGCACCGGCTCGGCGGGCGGCTCGCCCGGCTTCGCCCCGCGCACGGTGAGCTGCACCGGGCCGCCGGTGAAGACGGTGTCGTTGGCGGCGTCCACGTAGTAGAGCGTGAGCGCGAGGAGTTCCCCGCTCTCCGGCGCACCGGCCGAGACGGGGACGGTGAGACGCACCGCCACCGAGTCGGCGTCGGAGGGGAAGTCGATCGTCTGGTCGAGCGAGACGCCGCCGTCGCTGCGGCGGAACACCACGCGGACCTTCTCGAAGGCGACCGCGTGGTGCAGCCCGCCGTTGGGCGCGCGGAGCGCGGCCGGGTAGAGCGGGGTGAACGAGAGCGGGCCACTCCTCCGCAGGCCATCCGGCGGACCGGTGACCTCGCGACCGCAGCTGAGGGAGGAGGCGGCGAGGGCCGCGACGATCGTGAGGAGCTTGGGAAGCTTCGAGAGCTTCGAGGGGCCGCGGTGCATCGGGGAAAGTTGCCGCTGGGGAAAAGACCCAGCAAGCGACCTGCGTCACGCTCTGGACGCGACTTGTACTACGGCACCGAATCGGGGTCGGTGAAGCGGTAGAGGATCTCCTTGTCCCCCTTCACCATCCCGAACTCCTCGCGCGCGATCCGCTCCTGCGTGGCCGGGTCGCTCTCGACCGCCTTCTTGAGGACCTTGAGCTGCTCGACGGCCTTGGCGAGCGAGTCGACCACCTTCCGCTCCCGCGCCAACTGCCGCCGCTGGCGCAGCAGGTCGGTGGTGCCGTACTCCCCGCCCTGCACCGCGAAGGCGACCACGGAGACGAGGAAGGTGAGGGCGACCACGCGCCCGATGATCTGCTTGGTGGTGAGCGGCCCGCCCGACGGACCGCCGGACGCACGGCGGGCGGAGGCCTTGCCGGCCCCCGCCCCTGCATTGCCCGTGCGCTTGGCGGCCACGGTCAGCCCTTACTCGTTCTCGAGCCCGTAGATCGCGCCGCCCGGGAACTCGGCGTTCGCCCCCAGCTCGGCCTCGATGCGGAGCAGCTGGTTGTACTTCGCGACGCGGTCGGTGCGGCTCGCCGAGCCGGTCTTGATCTGCCCCGCGTTCGTCGCGACCGCGAGGTCGGCGATGAAGGTGTCCTCGGTCTCGCCCGAGCGGTGCGAGATGATCGAGCGGTAGCCGTTGCGGCCGGCCATCTCGATGGTCTCGAGCGTCTCGGTGAGCGTGCCGATCTGGTTGACCTTCACGAGGATCGCGTTGGCCACGTCCTCCTGGATGCCGCGCGCGAGGAACTCGACGTTGGTCACGAAGAGGTCGTCGCCGACGAGCTGCACGCGATCGCCGATGGCGTCGGTCATGTGGCTCCACCCCGCCCAGTCACCCTCGGCGAGGCCGTCCTCGATGGAGACGATGGGGTACTTGTTGCACCACTTGGCGTACATCTCGACCATCTGCTCGGCGGTCTTCGTCCCGCCACCCGACTTCTTGAAGGTGTACTTCCCCTTGGCGAAGAGCTCGCTCGCGGCGCAGTCGAGCGCGATGGCGATCTCGCTGCCCGGGTCGTAGCCGGCGAGCTCGATGGCCTCCATCACCGCGATGAGCGCGTCCTCGTCGCTCTTGAGGTCGGGGGCGAAGCCGCCCTCGTCGCCGACGCCGGTGGAGAGCTTGCGCTTCACCAGCACCTTCTTGAGCGAATGGAAGACCTCGGTCCCCATGCGCAGCGCCTCGGAGAACGACTCGGCGCCGACGGGGACGATCATGTACTCCTGGAAGTCCACGGTGTTGGTCGCGTGCGCGCCACCGTTCAGGATGTTCATGAGCGGCACCGGGAGGGTGCGGGCCATGGGGCCGCCGAGGTACTTGTGGAGCGGGAGGTCCACGCTCGCGGCGGCGGCACGGGCGGCGGCCATGGAGACGGCGAGCATGGCGTTGGCGCCGAGCTTCGACTTGGTCTTGGTGCCGTCGAGGGCGATCATCGCGCGGTCGAGCTCGATCTGCTCGGTGACGTCGAGGCCGATGAGCTCGGGCTCGATGAGCTTGCGGACGTTCTCGACGGCCTTGCGCACGCCCTTGCCGAGGTAGCGCTTGGCGTCGCCGTCCCGGAGCTCGTTGGCCTCGTGCTCGCCGGTGGAGGCGCCGCTCGGGACGGCGGCGCGGCCGTAGGTGCCATCCTCGAGGATGACGTCGGCTTCGACGGTGGGGTTGCCGCGGGAGTCGAGGATCTCGCGGGCGTGGATGCCGATTATCACGGACATGGGATGAAGGCTGAAGGATGAAGGATGAAAGATACTGCCCTACGCGCCCTTGAATGCGGGGGAGGGGATGCCGTAATGCGTGAGGAGGCAGGCGGCCATGGACTCGTAGGCCTTCCGGGCCAGCTGGTCGCGGTCATCGTAGGTGAGGCCCTTCGTTTCGATCGCCGGGAGATAGTGCATGTGGATCTCGCCGGGGTACACCTTGAATTCGCCCTTTCGCTGGCGGTCGAGGGCGCCGTAGACCAGCACCGGGACGATCGGGGCCTGCGCCTGGATGGCCAGGACGAAGGGGCCCTTCTTGAACGGCCGCAGGGCGTACTCGTGGCCGCGCGTTCCTTCCGGGTAGACCGCCACCGAGGCGCCGCGCTGGATGCGCTCGGTGGCCTCCGAGTAGCTCTTGAAGGCCGACTTCCGGTTGGCGCGCTCGATGGGGATCATGCCGGCGCGGAGCATCGCGGGGCCGAGGATCGGCACTTTGAACAGTTCGGCCTTCGCCACGAACTTCATCCACGGCAACGAGTCGGCGAGGGCGAAGACGTCGAAGTTGCTCAGGTGATTGGCGACGAAGATGTGCTGCGCGCCGTGCTTGCGCTCCACATCGTGCTCCACCACGCGCGCGCCGCCGAGGAAGAGGTGCGTCTTCCCCCACCAGCGCGGGCACCAGTCATACGGGGAGCCGGGGCGGTCCTTCACGCGGAGCAGCGCCGAGAGCAGCACGATGCCACCGAAGACGAAGGTCGCGACGACGAAGTTGATCGCGACGATCAGGGCGCGGAGCATCGGGATCATGCGCGGGGCACGGCGAAATGGTCATGGGAGGGCGCGAACGGGACGCGCGCGCCGTGCGACTCCAGCAGGAGCTCCCCTGCCCCGCCCGGCTCGGCCGCCTCGAAGCGGCCGATGGCGGTGAGCGCGAGGCCATCGTGCGCCGCGGCGAAGGCGGCGCGGTCGAGCGTGGGGGCGGCGACGAGCAGCTCGTACTCCTCGCCGCTGCGGAGCGCGTCCTGCACGGCCGTGCCGGCGAGGCGCGGCACCGCGTCGGTGTCGATGATGCAGCGGAGCCCGCTCGCGGCGGCGAGATGCGCCGCGTCGCCGCCGAGTCCGTCGCTGAGGTCGATGGCCGCGTGCGCGCCGTGCGCGGCGAGCCACTGGCCGGCGGCGATGCGCGCCTCGGGGTGCGCGAAGCGCGCGCGCGCCTCGCGCGAGGGTGTGCGGCCGAGGATCCACGCCTCGAGCGCGGCCCCGGGGCCGCCGAGTGCGCCAGTGACGTAGAGCGTGTCGCCGGCGCGCGCGCCGGAGCGCGTGAGCGGTGTGCGGGTGTGGCCGAGCACGGTGATGGCGAGGGCGAGCCGGTCGCCGTCGGTGACGTCGCCGCCGACGATGGGCGCGCCATGTGCCCCGACGGCCGCGCCGATGCCGGCCGCCACGGCGTCGAGCGAGGCGCGCCAGTCGCGCGGCACCGTGAGTGCGAGGAGGACGCCGAGCGGCGCGGCGCCCATCGCCGCGAGATCCGACAGCGCGGCGGTGGTCGCGCGCCAGCCGATCTCCTCGGGCGTGAGCCACTCCTTGCGGAAGTGGACCTCCTCCACGGTGCTGTCGGTGCTCACGACGAGACGCGAGCCGGCGGGCACGTCGAGGACGGCGCCGTCGTCGCCGATGCCGATGGCGCGATCGCCCCAGCCGGCGAGCAGCGCGCGCACGGCGTCGAACTCCGCGCCCGGGCCGAGCGTGGTGTGGCGGGTCACCGCTGCTTCCCCACCGCGGGCAGCTCGGCGAGGACGGGCGGCTGCGACGCGGGATCGGTGAGCGCCCACGCCTCGCGCAGCGCGGTGATCACGTCGCTCAGCGACGAGCCGCGCACCGAGCCGGACTCGGCGGCGCGCTCGCCGGCGCGGCCGTGGATCCAGGCGGCGCTCGTCGCGGCGTGGAAGGCATCGCTCATCTGCCCGAGGAGCGTCGCGGCGATGCCGGCGAGGACGTCGCCGCTGCCGGCGGTGCCGAGCGTGGGCGCGCCGCTGGCCGAGACGGCGATGCGGCCGTCGGGCGCGGAGATCACGCTCGGCGGTCCCTTGAGGAGGACCGTCGCGCCGAGCGTCCGCGCGAGTTCGGCCCCGACCTCGAAGCGGCGCTCGAGCACCGCGGCGACGGGCAGGCGCAGCAGGCGCCCCGCCTCGACCGGATGCGGCGTGACGATCGCGGGGCGCGCGCCGAGGAGCGAGCCCAAGGTGCGCGGCTCGCCCTCGAAGACGTTGAGCGCGTCGGCGTCGAGGAGGACGGGGCCGCGCCAGGCGACGAGGAGCCGCTCGACGAGCGCGCGCGTCATCGCCGTGCGTCCGAGCCCGGGGCCGAGGAGGAGCACATGCGCCCAGCGCATGACGCGCTCCTGGTCCTCGGCGGTGACGGGCCAGCGCGCGGCCATCGTCTCGGGGAGCGCGGCCTGCACCACCGGCACGTTGTTCGGATTGACGAGCAGCTGCACCATGCCGATGCCGCTGCGCATGGCGCCGCGCGCGGCGAGCATCGGCGCGCCGGCCATGCCGTCGCCACCGCCGATGATCGCGAGGCGGCGGCGCACGCCCTTGTGCGCGTCACTCGGGATGGGCGGCACCGCGTCGCGCACCCAGGCGGCATCGACGAGCCGCGGCGTGGCATCGGCGAGGTCGGCGTGGTGCGCGAGGCCGATGTCGAGCACGACGATCGTCCCCGCTTCGTCGCGCCGCAGGAGGAGGCCGCGCTTGAGGGTGCCGTAGGTGCAGGTGCGATGCGCGTGCACCACCGCGCCGCCGCCACCGGTGCTCGCATCGAGCCCGCTCGGGACGTCGAGCGCGACGACGACCGCGCCGCGCGCGCCGGCTTCGTTCACGCGGGCGATCGCCTGTGCCGCCTCGCCGCTGGCCTCGCCCTTGGTGCCGGTGCCGAGGATGCCATCGACGATGCAGGCTGGATCGGTCGCCGCGCGCGCGGTGTCGAGGGCGGCGAGCGCCTCGGTGCGGGCGCGTTGCGCGTCGGCGGAGCGCGGGTCACCGAGCGACTCGACGGTGACGGGGCAGCCGGCGCGGGCGAGCGCGCCGGCGACGACCCACGCGTCGCCCCCGTTGTTGCCGGTGCCGGCGAAGACGACGGCGCCGCGCTCGCGCAGGAGCGGGATGACCTCGAGCAGGTGGGCCGCGGTGCGCTCGCCGGCGGCGCGCATGAGGGCGAAGGACTCGGTCCCCGCGGCGATCGCCGCGGCCTCGCGGGCCGCGGACTGCTCCGCCGACGTGATGCGCACGCTCACGGGGATCGCCTCCCCGTCAGGTGGAAGGGACGGCGTTCCAGGGATAATCGCGGTCGAACGCCTTCTGGAAATCGAAGACGCCCACGAAATCCTCCTTGGAGTCGTTCGGCTGCTTCATCAGGAGCCCGACATCGACGAGGGCGAAGACGATCTCGCCGAGGTCGGACGAGTCGCGGACGCCCCAGTGCGCGAGCACCTCGCGCGCGATGACGCCGTAGCGCTGGAGCGCGAGGTCACGGCACCCCTCGGCGAGCTCGCGGCCGGTGAGGTGGCGGCGCTCGGTGAGCCGTTGCTGGCAGAACTCGAGGGCGGCAAGGACGAACAGGTACGCGCGCTCGTCGTAACGAGGCTCGCGGAGCCTGATGCGGTCCATTACGCCGTCTCGGAAAGCCAGTTCGGGCATTTGGGACGATGAAGGTGGAAGGAGGAAGGATGAAAGATGAACTGCGATGCGGAGGGAGGCCAACTTTCGACCTTCATCCTTCAGCCTTCCTCATAGATAAAGTGGGAACTCCTCGGCCAGCTTGCGCACACCTGTGCGCACGTCGGCCAACACCTGCTCGTCGGTCGGGGCGCTGAGGACGCGGTCGATCAATTCGGCGATGCGGATCATCTCGGGTTCGGCCATGCCGCGGGTGGTGACGGCCGGGGTGCCGATGCGGATGCCGCTCGTCACGAAGGGGGACTGGGTCTCCTTCGGGACGGTGTTCTTGTTCACCGTGATGTGCGCCTTGTCGAGGGCCTGTTCCGCCACCTTGCCCGTGAGCGTGGTGCTCTTGGGGCGGAGGTCGGCGAGCATCAGGTGATTGTCGGTGCCGCCCGAGACGATGTGCACGCCGTGCTGCATCAACTCGCCGGCGAGCACCTTCGCGTTGGCGACGACCTGCTTGCAGTAGTCGGTGAACGACGGGGCGAGGGCCTCCTTGAACGCGACGGCCTTGGCGGCGATCACGTGCTCGAGGGGGCCGCCCTGCATGCCGGGGAACATCGCCTTGTCGATCGCCTTCGCGTGCTCGGCCTTGCAGAGGATCAGGCCGCCGCGCGGGCCGCGGAGCGTCTTGTGCGTGGTCGTCGTCACCACGTCGGCGAACGGGACCGGGTTGGGATAGCAGCCGGTGGCCGCGAGGCCGGCGAAGTGCGCCATGTCCACCATGAAGATCGCGCCCACTTCCTTGGCGGCGTCGGCGAACTGCTGGTAGTCGAGCACGCGCGAGTAGGCGCTGTAGCCGGCGATGATCATCTTCGGCTTCTCGCGGCGCGCGGTCTCGCGCATCGCGGCGTAGTCGATGAGGCCGTGCTCGTTCACGCCGTAGTGCACCGCGCGGTAGGTGAGGCCGGAGAAGTTCACCGGCGAGCCGTGCGTGAGGTGCCCGCCCTGCGAGAGGTCCATGCCCATCACCGTCTCGCCGGGCTTGAGGAAGGCGAGATAGACGGCGGCGTTGGCCGAGGCGCCGGAGTGCGGCTGCACGTTGGCGTGGTCGGCGCCGAAGAGCTGCTTGGCGCGATCGATCGCGATCTGCTCGACCTTGTCCACCACCTCGCAGCCGCCGTAGTAGCGCTTGCCCGGCAAGCCCTCGGCGTACTTGTTGGTGAGCGACGACCCCATCGCCTCGAGGACGGCGGGCGACACGAAGTTCTCGCTCGCGATGAGCTCGAGTCCCTCGCTCTGGCGCCGCGTCTCCTCGGCGATGAGCGCGGCGATCTCGGGGTCGGTGCCGAGGAGGGCGGCGCCGGGCTGGCGGCGCTCCCAGGTGTTGTAGCCGGGCTTCATGCGTTCTCCGGTTCGATCTTGTCCACCCGCTTCTGGTGGCGGCCGCCCTCGAAGGGCGTCTCGAGGAAGTTCTTGAGGATCGCGTCGGCGTCCGCCTCGCTCACGAAGCGCGCGGGGAGGACGAGGACGTTCGCGTCATTATGGCTGCGCGCGAAGGTGGCGATCTCGGGATTCCAGACCACCGCCGCGCGCACGCCATGATGCCGGTTGGCGGCATAGCTCATCCCGAGGCCGGTGCCGCAGAGCAGCACCCCGCGCTTCGCCTCGCCCGACTCGACCTTGGCGGCGAGCGGGTGGGCGTAGTCGGGATAGTCGGTGGAGGCGGCCGAGTGCGTGCCGATGTCCTCCACCTCGTATCCCATCTTCTCGAGCGTCGCGCGGAGGTGCTCCTTCATCTCGAACCCGGCATGGTCCGACGCGATCGGGATGCGCTCGGCCATGGTCAGCTCTTCCGCGGCCACTGCGGCCAGGTGCGCACCATGCCGGCGACGGCGGCGATGCGACGCTCGGCGAGCTTGTCGGCGGCGTCGTAGGTGAGGAGGCCGTCATCCTTGGCGATCTTGTAGACGCCGAGGACGGTGTCGTAGATCTCGTCCGCCTTGCGGAGGGCGCGCTCGCGCGTCCAGCCGGCGACCTCGCCGTAGACGTTGATCACGCCGCCGGCATTGGCGACGAAGTCGGGGGCGTAGCTGATGCCGCGCTTGTCGAGCGCCGCGCCATGCTTCTCGGGCTCGAGGAGCTGGTTGTTGGCGCCGCCGCAGACGATCTCGACCTTGAGCTTGGGGATGGTGTCGTCGTTGAGGATCGCGCCGAGCGCGCAGGGGGCGAAGATGTCGGCCTTGGCCGCGTAGATCTCGTCGCCCTGCACCGCGGTCGCGCCGAACTCGTCCACCGCGGCCTTCACGCGCTCGGGGCGGATGTCGGTGACGATGAGCTTGGCGCCGACGGCCTTGAGCTCGCGGCAGAGGTAGGTGCCGACGTTGCCGAGGCCCTGCACGGTGACGGTCTTCCCCTCGAGCGAGGCGGAGCCCCACTTGTGCATCGCCGAGGCGAGGATCGCGCGGAAGACGCCGCGCGCGGTCACGGGCGACGGGTCGCCCGACTTGTTCGCGAGACCGGCGACGTACTCGGTCTCCATGTGCACGAAGTCCATGTCGCCGGTGCCGGTGCCGACGTCCTCGGCGGTGACGTAGCGCCCGCCGAGCGACTCGACGAAGCGGCCGTGCGCGCGGAAGATCATCTCGCGGTTGGTGGTGCGGTTGTCCCCGATGATGACCGACTTGCCGCCGCCGAGGTTGAGGCCGGCGACCGCGTTCTTGTAGGTCATGCCGCGGGCGAGGCGGAGGGCGTCGGTGATGGCCTCCTCGTCGGAGCCGTAGTTCCAGAAGCGGGTGCCGCCGAGTGCGGGGCCGAGGGTGGTGTCGTGGATGGCGATGATGCCGCGGTAGCCGGCGGATTCATCGGCGCAGAGGACGAGCTGTTCGTGGCCGAGTTTGGCGATGGTGTCGAAGAGATTCATCTTGGGATGAAGGCTTAAGGATGAAGGATGAAAGCGTTGTGATGCGGGGCGAGGGATGCGGGGGGAGGTGCGGGATGCGGGGTGCGGGGAGGGGCGGGATGCGAAGGCAGTTCACTTTCACCCTTCATCCTTCAGCCCACACAGAGGTCACATCCCCGCCGCCACCGCCCGCCCGATGACGATGCGCTGCACTTCCGACGTCCCTTCGTAGACCTCCGTGATCTTGGCGTCACGGAAGTACTTCTCCACCGGATAGTCCTTCACGTAGCCGTATCCGCCGAAGACCTGCACTGCCTGCGTCGTCACCCACATCGCGGTCTCGCTGGCGAAGAGCTTCGCCATCGACGGGGCCGCGCTCATCGCTTCGCCGCGGTCCTTTGCGGCGGCCACCATGTGCAACAGGGCGCGGGCGGCGTGGATGCGGGTCGCCATGTCGGCGAGCTTGAAGCTCACGCCCTGGAACTCGGCGATCGCCTTGCCGAACTGCTTCCGCTCGTTCGCATACGCCACCGCCGCGTCGAGGGCGGCCTGCGCGATGCCGATGGCCTGCGCGGCGATGCCGAGGCGGCCGTGCTCGAGCGACTGCATCGCGTAGATGAAGCCCTGCCCTTCCTGCCCGAGCAAGCGGTCGCCGGGCACGCGCATCCCCTCGAACACCAGCTGCACCGTCGGCGACGCGCGGAGGCCCATCTTGTCCTCCTTCTTCGTCACCTTGAAGCCGGGGAGGTCGGGGGTGATGATGAACGCCGAGACGCCCTTCGACTTGCGGCGGTCGTCCGGCGTGTCGGTCCGCACCATCGCGATGATCACGCCGGCGTGCGTGCCGCTGGTGACCCAGGCCTTGGTGCCGTCGAGGATCCAGTCGTCGCCGTCGCGGACCGCCTGGCAGCGGATGGCGCTCGCGTCCGACCCGGCGTCGGGCTCGGAGAGCGCGAAGGCGCCGAGGAGCTCGCCGCGCGCCATCGGCGCGAGGAAGCGCCGCTTCTGCGCCTCGTTGGCGAAGGTCTTGAGCATCTGCGTCGGCAGCGAGTTGTGCACCGACATCATGACCGCGACCGAGGCGTCGGCGCGGGCGATCTCCTCGAGGGCGATCAGGTAGCTCCGCGCGTCGAGGGCGAGGCCGTCGTACTCCGCGGGGAGGAGCATGCCGAGGAAGCCGAGCTCGCCGAGCTTGGGGATGAGCGACGGCTCGAAGTGGCTGTCGCGGTCCCACTGCGCGGCGAAGGGGCGCACATGCTCGTCCGCGAACGCGCGCGCCGTGTCGCGGATGGCGCGCTGCTCCTCGGTGAGGGCGAGGAGGTCCATCAGGCGGCGTAGGTGTAGAACCCGCGTCCCGACTTGCGGCCGGTCCAGCCCGCGGCGACGTACTTCTTGAGCAGCGGGCAGGGGCGGTACTTCGGGTCGCCGAGCCCGTCGTGCAGTACCTCGAGGATCGCGACGCAGGTGTCGAGGCCGATGAAGTCGGCGAGCGTCAGCGGGCCCATCGGGTGGTTCATGCCGAGCTTCATCACCTGGTCCACCGCCTCGGGCGTGCCGACGCCTTCCATCACGGCGTAGCAGGCCTCGTTGATCATCGGCATCAGGATGCGATTGGCGATGAACCCGGGGAAGTCGTTCGCCTCCACCGGCACCTTGCCGAGGGCCTTGGAGAGCTCGATGGTCCGCGTGTTCACCGCGTCGCTGGTGGCGAGGCCGCGGATCACCTCGACGAGCTGCATCACCGGCACCGGGTTCATGAAGTGCATCCCGATGACCGACTCGGGGCGCTTGGTGACGGCGGCGATCTCGGTGATGGAGATGGAGCTGGTGTTGGTGGCGAGGATCGCGCCGGCGTCGGCCTTGGCGTCGAGGTCGCGGAAGATCTGGAGCTTGAGCTCCTTCCGTTCGGTCGCCGCCTCGACGATCACGGTGGCGCCCTTCACGGCGTCGAGCGAGGTGGCGGTGGAGATCCGCGCCATCGCCGCCGCCTTCGCGGCCTCGTCGAGCGCGCCCTTCTTCACCTGGCGGTCGAGGTTCTTGTCGATCGTGGCCTTGGCCTTGGCGAGGGCGTCGGCGGAGACGTCGATCAGCGTCACATCGAAGCCGGTCGTGGCGCAGACGTGGGCGATCCCGTTGCCCATCTGTCCGGCGCCGATGACGGCGAAACGGTCGGTCATCGTGAGTGCACGTTGGAGGCG includes:
- a CDS encoding septum formation initiator family protein, producing the protein MAAKRTGNAGAGAGKASARRASGGPSGGPLTTKQIIGRVVALTFLVSVVAFAVQGGEYGTTDLLRQRRQLARERKVVDSLAKAVEQLKVLKKAVESDPATQERIAREEFGMVKGDKEILYRFTDPDSVP
- the eno gene encoding phosphopyruvate hydratase, with translation MSVIIGIHAREILDSRGNPTVEADVILEDGTYGRAAVPSGASTGEHEANELRDGDAKRYLGKGVRKAVENVRKLIEPELIGLDVTEQIELDRAMIALDGTKTKSKLGANAMLAVSMAAARAAAASVDLPLHKYLGGPMARTLPVPLMNILNGGAHATNTVDFQEYMIVPVGAESFSEALRMGTEVFHSLKKVLVKRKLSTGVGDEGGFAPDLKSDEDALIAVMEAIELAGYDPGSEIAIALDCAASELFAKGKYTFKKSGGGTKTAEQMVEMYAKWCNKYPIVSIEDGLAEGDWAGWSHMTDAIGDRVQLVGDDLFVTNVEFLARGIQEDVANAILVKVNQIGTLTETLETIEMAGRNGYRSIISHRSGETEDTFIADLAVATNAGQIKTGSASRTDRVAKYNQLLRIEAELGANAEFPGGAIYGLENE
- a CDS encoding 1-acyl-sn-glycerol-3-phosphate acyltransferase, yielding MLRALIVAINFVVATFVFGGIVLLSALLRVKDRPGSPYDWCPRWWGKTHLFLGGARVVEHDVERKHGAQHIFVANHLSNFDVFALADSLPWMKFVAKAELFKVPILGPAMLRAGMIPIERANRKSAFKSYSEATERIQRGASVAVYPEGTRGHEYALRPFKKGPFVLAIQAQAPIVPVLVYGALDRQRKGEFKVYPGEIHMHYLPAIETKGLTYDDRDQLARKAYESMAACLLTHYGIPSPAFKGA
- the thiL gene encoding thiamine-phosphate kinase gives rise to the protein MTRHTTLGPGAEFDAVRALLAGWGDRAIGIGDDGAVLDVPAGSRLVVSTDSTVEEVHFRKEWLTPEEIGWRATTAALSDLAAMGAAPLGVLLALTVPRDWRASLDAVAAGIGAAVGAHGAPIVGGDVTDGDRLALAITVLGHTRTPLTRSGARAGDTLYVTGALGGPGAALEAWILGRTPSREARARFAHPEARIAAGQWLAAHGAHAAIDLSDGLGGDAAHLAAASGLRCIIDTDAVPRLAGTAVQDALRSGEEYELLVAAPTLDRAAFAAAHDGLALTAIGRFEAAEPGGAGELLLESHGARVPFAPSHDHFAVPRA
- a CDS encoding NAD(P)H-hydrate dehydratase; translation: MSVRITSAEQSAAREAAAIAAGTESFALMRAAGERTAAHLLEVIPLLRERGAVVFAGTGNNGGDAWVVAGALARAGCPVTVESLGDPRSADAQRARTEALAALDTARAATDPACIVDGILGTGTKGEASGEAAQAIARVNEAGARGAVVVALDVPSGLDASTGGGGAVVHAHRTCTYGTLKRGLLLRRDEAGTIVVLDIGLAHHADLADATPRLVDAAWVRDAVPPIPSDAHKGVRRRLAIIGGGDGMAGAPMLAARGAMRSGIGMVQLLVNPNNVPVVQAALPETMAARWPVTAEDQERVMRWAHVLLLGPGLGRTAMTRALVERLLVAWRGPVLLDADALNVFEGEPRTLGSLLGARPAIVTPHPVEAGRLLRLPVAAVLERRFEVGAELARTLGATVLLKGPPSVISAPDGRIAVSASGAPTLGTAGSGDVLAGIAATLLGQMSDAFHAATSAAWIHGRAGERAAESGSVRGSSLSDVITALREAWALTDPASQPPVLAELPAVGKQR
- a CDS encoding serine hydroxymethyltransferase, which translates into the protein MKPGYNTWERRQPGAALLGTDPEIAALIAEETRRQSEGLELIASENFVSPAVLEAMGSSLTNKYAEGLPGKRYYGGCEVVDKVEQIAIDRAKQLFGADHANVQPHSGASANAAVYLAFLKPGETVMGMDLSQGGHLTHGSPVNFSGLTYRAVHYGVNEHGLIDYAAMRETARREKPKMIIAGYSAYSRVLDYQQFADAAKEVGAIFMVDMAHFAGLAATGCYPNPVPFADVVTTTTHKTLRGPRGGLILCKAEHAKAIDKAMFPGMQGGPLEHVIAAKAVAFKEALAPSFTDYCKQVVANAKVLAGELMQHGVHIVSGGTDNHLMLADLRPKSTTLTGKVAEQALDKAHITVNKNTVPKETQSPFVTSGIRIGTPAVTTRGMAEPEMIRIAELIDRVLSAPTDEQVLADVRTGVRKLAEEFPLYL
- the rpiB gene encoding ribose 5-phosphate isomerase B, translated to MAERIPIASDHAGFEMKEHLRATLEKMGYEVEDIGTHSAASTDYPDYAHPLAAKVESGEAKRGVLLCGTGLGMSYAANRHHGVRAAVVWNPEIATFARSHNDANVLVLPARFVSEADADAILKNFLETPFEGGRHQKRVDKIEPENA
- a CDS encoding Glu/Leu/Phe/Val dehydrogenase is translated as MNLFDTIAKLGHEQLVLCADESAGYRGIIAIHDTTLGPALGGTRFWNYGSDEEAITDALRLARGMTYKNAVAGLNLGGGKSVIIGDNRTTNREMIFRAHGRFVESLGGRYVTAEDVGTGTGDMDFVHMETEYVAGLANKSGDPSPVTARGVFRAILASAMHKWGSASLEGKTVTVQGLGNVGTYLCRELKAVGAKLIVTDIRPERVKAAVDEFGATAVQGDEIYAAKADIFAPCALGAILNDDTIPKLKVEIVCGGANNQLLEPEKHGAALDKRGISYAPDFVANAGGVINVYGEVAGWTRERALRKADEIYDTVLGVYKIAKDDGLLTYDAADKLAERRIAAVAGMVRTWPQWPRKS
- a CDS encoding acyl-CoA dehydrogenase family protein — protein: MDLLALTEEQRAIRDTARAFADEHVRPFAAQWDRDSHFEPSLIPKLGELGFLGMLLPAEYDGLALDARSYLIALEEIARADASVAVMMSVHNSLPTQMLKTFANEAQKRRFLAPMARGELLGAFALSEPDAGSDASAIRCQAVRDGDDWILDGTKAWVTSGTHAGVIIAMVRTDTPDDRRKSKGVSAFIITPDLPGFKVTKKEDKMGLRASPTVQLVFEGMRVPGDRLLGQEGQGFIYAMQSLEHGRLGIAAQAIGIAQAALDAAVAYANERKQFGKAIAEFQGVSFKLADMATRIHAARALLHMVAAAKDRGEAMSAAPSMAKLFASETAMWVTTQAVQVFGGYGYVKDYPVEKYFRDAKITEVYEGTSEVQRIVIGRAVAAGM